The following is a genomic window from Candidatus Eremiobacteraceae bacterium.
TTGCCGGATGTTGACGTTCGCATTGTTTGAGGTCAACTGTCCGTTGCCGGTCTGTGTTTGGCCGGAAAATTGCGAGCCGCCCGAACTCGAGCGCGTGCTGTTGGCGGAAACGGCGATGTTCGGCAATTCTCCGCTGACGGCAAGACCCTTTGATGCGCCGGCCGAGACCAGCTCCGCGCGGGCGATCGCGAGCAGCGGCGACTGCGCAAGGGCGATCCGCTCGGCGTCGGTGAGCGTGAGCGTTTGGACTCCGGGCGCAGCGGTGGGGGCGGAGGATGCGGATGATGCCGGAGCGGGCAGGGCAGTTTGCTGGGCCATGGGATGCGTCGACGGGCTAGGCGAAGGCTGTGCCGCATTCGCGTGCGCGACGTTCAAAAGTAGCAGTGCCGCCGCGGCACCGATGGCGAGACCGAGTTTCATACAGAATCCTTTTCTTGTTTCGCTATGACCATAGGCGACGGTCAGGGAGAACTTGGCGCAGACGACGCACCCGTGCCTGCAAGCGCCGTGACGACCTGCACCGGCGCGCCGTCCTGAAGTGAGTCGGGCCGCTGGGTGATCACGGTTTTACCGACCACGATGCCCGCGCCGCTGATCTCGGCCGAGTCCTGCGTCTGCAGGCCGACCTTGACCGCGACGAGCTTCGCTTTGCCTTTATCGACGAAGTACACAGCCGACCCGTCCTGGGTCGTGGCGATGGCCGTGCGTGGAACGATCAGCGCGCGGTCGTGACGGGCGGCGACGAACGCGACGTTTGCGACCATGCCCGCTTTGAGCGCGAGTTGCGGATTTGGAATCGCGATGCGCGCGAGATACGATAGAGTGCCGGCATTCGTGGCTGCGTTTAGATTAGCGACCGATCCCGTCCAGCTTCGGCCGGGCATCGAATCGAGCGTGACGGTGGCGGATGTTCCGGTAGAGACCGATCCAAGATCAGAATCCGGAATGCCGACCGCGACGAACGCCGGATCCATCGACGAGACTTGCATGAGCGGCGTGCCGGGCGATGCGAGCGACCCGGGATCGACGCTTCGCTGCGTGACGACGCCGTCGAACGGCGCGGTGACCGCGGCTTGATCGATCTGCGTCAGCGTGAATTGCACCGCTGCGGCATCTTGCGCGGCGCTCGCGCGCAGGCCGGCGATGTCGGCTTGTGCCGAGCTGGCGCTGCCGTTGCTCATGTCCGCGTTCTGCGCCGCCACTTGGGCCGTTCGCAACGCGGATTGCGCGGCTGCGTATTGGCTTAGCGCCTGGTCCATGGCCGATTGCGAGACGAAGCCCTGCTTGAAGAGCGATTGCGTGCGATTGAGATTCGAGGAGGCCGCATCGAAGGCGACTTGCGCCGACGTCCGGCCCGATTCGGTGGTGGACGCATTGCCGGTGCTGTTGGCGATGGAGGATCGTATTCTGGCCTGCGAGGCCGCGAGCGCCGCTTCGTTTTGCGCGAGCGTGGCGCGAAGCGAGGCGTCGTCGATCTGCACGAGCAGCTGACCCTTGCGGACCCGGTCGCCGATCTGCGCATTCACGGCGCGGACCTGCCCCGAGATGACGGACGACATATTCGCCTGCTGGCCGGCGATGATCGACCCCGTGAGACTATACGTGGATTCGATCGCACCTTGACGGATGGGCGCGGCGGAGACAGGGACCGGCGGAGGTCCGGTGTCGGCCTTTGACGCGGCAGATTTTCCGCCGCATCCGGCAACGCTGGCGATGGCGGCAGCGCCGGCCACTGAAAGCGCAAAGCGCTTGAAATGCGATGTATATGCAGTCATGTCGGTGCTACTCACGTCATCCGGCGTTTGTTTCGCTCGACATGCGAAATATCGATGGCGTCGAGTTTGCGGAGCCCCAGCAGGAGCGTGGCCCGATCCGGCGCTGGGAGTTTGCGAAGTGCGACGGTGAGGAGCCCGGGTTCGAGCGCGGGAGGCAGCCCCCGCGCGATTTTCCGGCCGACCGGCGTGAGTTCGAGTTCCACGCGGCGTTCGTCACCGGAGCTGCGCCTGCGGACGACCAAGCCGCGCGCGTGCTCGCGCTTCGCGAGCGTGGATACGGTGCTGCTGGACAATCGCATTGCGACTGCGGCATCCTTGACACCGGCATTTTTCAAGCGCTCCAGGGTCTTGAGAAAATGAAGGGTGCGCAGCGTGAGTTCGCCGCCCTCTACCGGTTTGCCCAGCCGCGCGTGGTATTTCTTATAGATACTGGGGAAGAGCTGATTGATCTCTTCCACCGTTTCGCGGATGTCCGCAGGATGCGCCATGATCGAGCGACTTCGGACTCATGACCCGCCAATTCCTTCGTGACAAAATGATTCGTATCAAAGTAATTGACGCA
Proteins encoded in this region:
- a CDS encoding efflux RND transporter periplasmic adaptor subunit, which codes for MSSTDMTAYTSHFKRFALSVAGAAAIASVAGCGGKSAASKADTGPPPVPVSAAPIRQGAIESTYSLTGSIIAGQQANMSSVISGQVRAVNAQIGDRVRKGQLLVQIDDASLRATLAQNEAALAASQARIRSSIANSTGNASTTESGRTSAQVAFDAASSNLNRTQSLFKQGFVSQSAMDQALSQYAAAQSALRTAQVAAQNADMSNGSASSAQADIAGLRASAAQDAAAVQFTLTQIDQAAVTAPFDGVVTQRSVDPGSLASPGTPLMQVSSMDPAFVAVGIPDSDLGSVSTGTSATVTLDSMPGRSWTGSVANLNAATNAGTLSYLARIAIPNPQLALKAGMVANVAFVAARHDRALIVPRTAIATTQDGSAVYFVDKGKAKLVAVKVGLQTQDSAEISGAGIVVGKTVITQRPDSLQDGAPVQVVTALAGTGASSAPSSP
- a CDS encoding MarR family transcriptional regulator produces the protein MAHPADIRETVEEINQLFPSIYKKYHARLGKPVEGGELTLRTLHFLKTLERLKNAGVKDAAVAMRLSSSTVSTLAKREHARGLVVRRRSSGDERRVELELTPVGRKIARGLPPALEPGLLTVALRKLPAPDRATLLLGLRKLDAIDISHVERNKRRMT